Genomic segment of Aliiroseovarius sp. M344:
GCGGATGGCATGGCCGATCATCGCCTCGACCGCCACGACGCTCTGCGTATTCTTTCCGCTTCTGTTTTGGTCGGGCACGGTTGGAGAGTTCATGAAGTTCCTGCCAATCACGGTGATCTTCACCTTGGCCGCGTCGTTGTTCATGGCGCTCATCTTCATTCCGGTTGTTGGCGGCCTGATTGGCAAGCAACAGCGCCAGTCGGCCAAATCGAAGGCGCTGCATTATGCCGCCGAACGCGGTGATCCACGCACGATGACCGGCTTTATGGGGGCCTATGTGCGCTTGCTGAATTGGTCGATCCGACGCCCCGGCATCACGTTAAGCTTCGCGGTGATGGCGCTGGTTGCGTCTTTCCTTGCCTACGGATCATTGGGAAACGGTCTGACATTCTTCCCCGAGGTCGAACCGGATTACGCGCAGGTCGAAGTGCGCGCCAAAGACAACTTCTCGGTCTACGAACAAGATGCGCTGGTGCGGCAGGTCGAAGCCAAGTTGACGAACTACACTGAAATCGCGAGCGTTTATGCCCGTTCAGGCGGCGGGCGTGATGGCAGCGACGTCATCGGATCGTTACAGCTGGAGCTGGCAGATTGGGATACCCGCAGACCCGTCTCAGACATCGCCGAGGATATCCGCACCGACGTTGCAACAATACCCGGGATCGACGTGCAGGTGCAAACCGCCGACGCCGGTCCCGGTGGTGGCAAACCCGTGAATTTGGACGTTGTGTCCAGCAATCCGGCGGAACAGGTTGCCGGGGTCGAACTGCTCATCAAAACGATGGAGCGCCTTGGAGGGTTCATCGATGTGGTCGAAACCCGGCCGTCGCCCGGCGTGGAATGGCAAATCACCATCGACCGCTCCGAGGCCGCGCGCAGTGGCGCGGATGTCGCTATTCTTGGTCAGGCTGTGCAGCTTTTGACGCAAGGCATCACCGTCGCCAACTATCGCCCGACGGACAGCGACGGCGAGGTCGACATCGTCGTTCGCTTCCCTGCCATTGACCGCACTTTGGCCGAACTTCAGAACCTGAGAGTGCCGACCAGTGCAGGGTTGGTTCCAATTTCGAATTTCGTGTCCTTTGAGCCGGCCCCCCGCAGCGGGGTCATCACGCGCATCGATCAAGAGCGCGTCGTGACGATCTCGGCGGATGTGGCGCCAGGCGTGTTGGTCAACGACCAGATCCTTGCGCTGCAAGCCGAGTTGGAGAAGATCGAGCTACCCCAAAGTGTCGGCGTAAAATTCGGCGGCGAGGCGGAAGAACAGGCCGAGGCGATGACCTTCCTGATCGGGGCTTTCCTGTCAGCCATCGGGTTGATGTTCCTCATCCTCCTGACCCAGTTCAACAGCTTCTGGCAAGCCTTTGTGGTGATGTCAGCGATCATCTTTTCCATCGCGGGCGTGTTGTTGGGCCTGATGATCACCGGGCGCCCTTTTGGGGTCGTTATGGGTGGCATTGGTGTGATCGCCTTGGCCGGGATCGTGGTGAACAACAATATCGTGCTGATCGACACCTATAACCAGCTGAAGGCTGACGGTGCGTCGCCGCTCGAGGCTGCTCTGCGCACCGGCGCTCAGCGCCTGCGCCCGGTCGTGCTGACCTCGGTGACGACGGCGCTTGGCCTGATGCCGATGGTGATCGGACTGAACATCAATTTCTTCACCCGAGAGATTGTTTACGGCGCGCCGTCGACCCAGTGGTGGACCGAACTGTCCAGCGCCATTGCGGGCGGGTTGGTCTTTGCAACTGTGCTGACGCTCATTGTTACGCCATCCATGCTGGTGCTCGGCGAAAAGCGGGCAAGTCGCACGGTGGCAGGTAAGGCAGCACTTCCAGCCGAGTGACGATTGTAACCCTGCAGGACTTCTTCGAAAAGATTGGAACGCGGGTAAGACCCGCTGGTGGAGTGGTTTTTCCCATGAGTCTCGCTACGCGCAAACGGGTGAAACAAACCTGAGCCTGATCACCAACAGAAATCCGCCAATAAATTGAAAATATTCAATTTTTTTCTATTCAGCACGCAGAATTTTGATTTTGACCATTTTCTGATAGAATGGCGTAACATTATTTCTTTGTTTAGTTGATTTTAAATACCTAACTTTTTGATTGGCGGTTTTTCGATGGCCAGTTTTGCGCGATCCTTGATCAAGGATACCGGCGTGCGTGCCGATTGGGTAGACCTGCGCGATCAGGACTATTACCCAAATCTGACGGTGCTGCGCGACACAGTATCCCTGAATCCGAACCTTCTGACCCCTGATCCCGAAACCGGGTTGCAGGTGCCGATATTTGGCGCGCGCAATCAGGGGGCCAGTGGCCGCTGTGTCGGTTTCGCGCTGGCAAATCTGATCGACATTCAACGCCATTTACAACATTTGCGCCGCGCGCCCAGTGCAAACGGGCAGGCTATGCCTGATCTGACCAAAGTGATGGAAGATATCGTCAGCGCGGACATGTTGTATCGCATGGCGTCATTCCATGACCGCTATCCCGAACTTGAAAACGGCGAGGTAACCACCGAGGAAGGGATTCTGACGCTTAGGTCCGCGATCAAAGGGTTCTATCACCACGGTGTATGTCGTGATTGGCCCTTTGCTGAACCGGCCACCGATGAAGGCCGCTGGCAAAGCGAGAGTTATTTTGCGGACGGGCTGGACAAGGGGCGCAAATTCACCACCGTTGGGCAGGCTAAGAAAGCGCGCGAGATCGGGTTGGGGGCCTATTTCCGACTGGCCTCGATCCTGAACCATTTCCATGCGGCTCTGAATGATGCCGAGGCGATCCTGACCACCGCAAATGTGCATGACGGATGGCTGGCGGCCACGCCAGACAATGGCGGGCTGATCACGTGGCCCCCCGTCCACGGCAAAACCGGAACCCATGCCTTTGTTGTCACCGGTTATGATGAAAAGGGCTTTCATGTCCTGAACTCTTGGGGCCCCAAATGGGGCGGCTACCAGGGACAGGCGGGGATTGCACTGTGGTCCTATGCAGATTGGGCACAGAATGTGGTCGACAGTTGGGTCCTGCGGCTTGGGGTTTTCGCGCCCTCAGCGTTTGGCGCGTCGGTCGGGGAAAAGGGTACCAAAGGCGACACCGATCCGATCCAATCCGGCTCGACCCCCTGTTTCGAACTTGTTGGCCATTACATGCATCTGGATGACGGATATCACGTGGCAACGGGGTCTTATCCATCGTTCAAGAATGGCTGGACGCGCACCCGCACATACTTATCAGAACGGCTTGACCCAAATGCCGACCCAGCCAACAAGGACAACCAATATCGCGGCGTCCTAGTGTGGATCCCCGGCAGCCTTGAAGGGATCAAACCCGCCTTTGCTGATGCCGTAGGTCGTAAGACCCTGATCAAGGATCTGGGGCTCTATCCTTACACGGTTTTCTGGTGCAACAGCTTCGTGGAAAAGTCGCTTGAGGTGCTGCAAAGCCTGTTTGACAGTTGCGAGGAACAAGCAGGCGAAAACGCCGCCCATCTGGACGAGCTGATCGAAAACCGGGTGCGCGGTGTGGGCCGGGCTTTCTGGCGCGACATCGAGCTGGGTGCACGGCGTGCGCTGCGGGGCACCGAAGAACTGCCTTATGAAGATTTCGAAAATGAAGACCAGGACAAGATCAAGACCGGCTTTGTCGGCGATCTGTTGTTTGACCTTCTAGAGCTGAAAAAGAACACGGGATGCGAACTGCATATCGTCGCGGAAGGCGCCGGTGCGTTGGTGGTGCACGAGATGCTGTCGCTGCTGGAACACAAGACGCGCTGGTTTGATCCCGCGTCGCTGACTCCCGGCGGATCGGATCGGTTCGACACCCTGCACCTGATACATCCTGCAATCGGCATGCCGCGGGCGCAGAAACGCCTGATCCCGCTGATCAACGTGATGAACGACGCCGCAGATGGCAAAAAGAAGCGTAAATCATCGTCCCGCAAGCCCGTCGTGCAAGAATATCTGGAATTCACAACGCCACCACGTGCGCGCATCTACGTTCCGACGCCCGATTTGGAAGAGCGCGTGAATTTCGGCGCCTATGGCAAATCCATCCTGCACCTAGTGTCGCGCGCGTTCGAAGACCGATACCCTCTGCCCCAGAACGCCGACGACACATCCGCGCCCTATCTTCTGCGGCCCCGCCCGTTTCTGGGCATGTCAGGCGTGGCCGACGACAACGCATCGCCAGTCCGAAACGCCGTTTTCCGGCTGAACCGGATTGCCGCACAGAAACACGATCTGGACCGCATCCCCCAGAGCGTTTTGAACGACGACCCCACCATCACCAAAAGCATTTTCGAATGCATTAAAGGATTTCAGGAAAAGGGACACTGAACGCCGCGAAGGAGACAGCAATGACCAAGATCACAGTCGAACAACTGATGTCGAAAATGGCGGAATTGGACGCCGATGATACCGATTTCTCAGAGTATTTCATACTCGACGAGGAGCGGTCAGGCCCTTTCGATCCGCATTTCAAGCTGAACCCGGCGACAGTGCAGATACCGCGTGGTCCGAACGCCGCACAGCGGTCGGCTGCGCTGATGAACTCGGCCAACTGGTTTGCGCGAATGAGCCGCAGAAACGTGTTTCAACAAAAGCTCGCGCGGGGGTATGATGGCCCGATCATCGTGTCCGAAGGGGACAGTTGGTTTCAGTATCCGATCCGCCTGCGCGACACGATCGACCACCTGATGCACCGCTATGCGATATATTCGCTGGGCGCAGCGGGCGATCTTCTGAAACGCATGGCAGACAAGCAGGAATACACACGCGCGCTGGAAGAAACTGGCGCTGGTATTTTGCTTCTGTCCGGCGGTGGTAACGATCTGGTGGCGGGTGGTGCTCTTGCCGCACATCTGGAAGCGTTCGACCCAGACCTCGCTCCAGCAGACTATCTGCTACCATCGTTTCAGGCGCTATTGGACGATGCGCTGACTCATTACGGGCGGATGTTCCGGGACGTGCACCAGAAATTCCCACATGTCAGCATCCTGTGCCACGGCTACGACTATCCCGTGCCAAACAAGGACAAGTGGCTGGGAAAACCCATGGAATCGCGCGGCATTCGCAACAAGTCGCTGCAAATGGCCATCGCCGCCGAGATGATGGACCAGTTCAACCGGCGCCTGCGTCGCCTTGCCCGTTCCATGCCCCATGTGACCTATATCGACTGCCGGGGGGTGGTGGGCAATCACCGCTGGTTTGACGGGCTGCACCCGACCGGCGAAGGTTATGGCGACGTCGCCCAGAAATTCCGCCGCGAGATTGACCGCATTGCCAATGCGCGCAGCGGTCCTCCGGTTGTGATCAGCGGTCCGTTCGGGTCGGCGACGGAGCTGTCGCGCGCCCTGCAAGCCCCCCCGCTCATCGCGGGCGGCGCGGCGAAGGGAATGTCTCTGCATGTGGGCGTCAACACCGTTGACCCCGCCCACTACGATGGCTGGGACGGGCAACTGACCGCTTGCGAATCCGACGCGCTGGCAATGCAGAGCCTCGCGGAGTCCGAGGGCTTTAAGCCCGAGCTTCTGCTGACCCGTGATGCCACCCGTCAGAACGTGGTCGAGCAGATCGAACGCGCCGCGAAAGATCTGTCCCCTGGCGATATGTTCCTGCTCTCGGTCTCGGGCCATGGCGGGCGGGTGCCGGACTTTAATCAGGACGAAGACCACGACGATGACAGCCAGCGGATGGATGAAACGCTGTGCCTTTACGACTTCCAAATCGCAGACGACGAACTTTACATGCTTTGGACGCAGTTCAAGGACGGCGTGCGTGTGCTGGTTGTGCCGGA
This window contains:
- a CDS encoding efflux RND transporter permease subunit, which codes for MKMLISAAFNRSKVVLLMLVFLLTIGSFAYYAIPKESNPEIPIPIVYVSTGLDGISPEDAEDVLIGPMETEFASLTGLKSMTATASEGHASVQLEFEPGFDADDALQKVREAADKAENDLPQDARLTVTEINTALFPILTVILSGPVPERTLNDLADDLKNDIEALGGVLEVDIGGKREQLLEVLIDPTVFETYNITFEELIGSINRNNQLIAAGAIESEAGRLVLKVPGLIEEISDVMELPVLVRGQTVVPFSDVATIRRTFKDPDGFARIDGQPALALEIKKRVGANIIETVAEVRDVINTAQAGWPDSVHIAYTLDESEQVKSMLSDLEANVIAAIILVMIVVVYALGLRSSLLVGLAIPGAFLTGVAGLYFMGYTMNIVVLFSLILVVGMLVDGAIVTVELADRYLHEGQSSKQAYAEAAKRMAWPIIASTATTLCVFFPLLFWSGTVGEFMKFLPITVIFTLAASLFMALIFIPVVGGLIGKQQRQSAKSKALHYAAERGDPRTMTGFMGAYVRLLNWSIRRPGITLSFAVMALVASFLAYGSLGNGLTFFPEVEPDYAQVEVRAKDNFSVYEQDALVRQVEAKLTNYTEIASVYARSGGGRDGSDVIGSLQLELADWDTRRPVSDIAEDIRTDVATIPGIDVQVQTADAGPGGGKPVNLDVVSSNPAEQVAGVELLIKTMERLGGFIDVVETRPSPGVEWQITIDRSEAARSGADVAILGQAVQLLTQGITVANYRPTDSDGEVDIVVRFPAIDRTLAELQNLRVPTSAGLVPISNFVSFEPAPRSGVITRIDQERVVTISADVAPGVLVNDQILALQAELEKIELPQSVGVKFGGEAEEQAEAMTFLIGAFLSAIGLMFLILLTQFNSFWQAFVVMSAIIFSIAGVLLGLMITGRPFGVVMGGIGVIALAGIVVNNNIVLIDTYNQLKADGASPLEAALRTGAQRLRPVVLTSVTTALGLMPMVIGLNINFFTREIVYGAPSTQWWTELSSAIAGGLVFATVLTLIVTPSMLVLGEKRASRTVAGKAALPAE